The following coding sequences are from one Plasmodium coatneyi strain Hackeri chromosome 11, complete sequence window:
- a CDS encoding Ethanolaminephosphotransferase: protein MGIFLNLNKSVYANCKSYVYKSGGHSLLDNIFDAYWNLCIKLVPKSVTANFLTLLGFLCSTVAFFLLYLFDLSNKKNDYIYLYIAFFLFLYQTFDALDGKQARRTNTSSPLGQLFDHGCDSITSSLFIFIAGKGASIPKGLLFFLLLSAVQLQTFMFSWMENYTKVYNTSMGSMGLTESHVMVITVCILRGLKGAALFDKTTLKDLLPGSLRSLFGKAVLSIKLNHLIVIPVFFFLILTIARSTYMGLQTAKKKRKEATIQLVFFYIFMLLQYYFYHTTLTVKNELICYIIIALFSAFYTLHMNMSTVLKTKMDSFPIPIIFYYLCIILLFMKRRFNHHILKMAVFNEAYILYYMMVFGFVYLFDYAYTIIGNICKELNITFLFNKKKKIMGAKWA, encoded by the exons ATGGGGATCTTTTTGAATTTAAATAAGAGCGTTTACGCTAACTGTAAATCGTATGTGTATAAGAGTGGTGGACATTCGCTACTCGATAACATTTTTGACGCTTACTGGAATCTCTGCATCAAGCTGGTCCCCAAG tCCGTAACAGCTAACTTTTTGACACTCCTAGGATTCTTATGCTCCACGGTGGCGTTTTTTCTCCTGTACCTTTTTGACCTGTCCAACAAGAAAAATGATTACATATACTTGTACATAGCgttctttttgttcctttaccAA ACATTCGATGCGCTGGACGGAAAACAAgcaagaagaacaaacacGAGTTCCCCGCTTGGGCAGCTGTTTGACCATGGATGTGACTCCATAACATCG tcgttgttcattttcattGCCGGAAAAGGAGCGAGCATTCCAAAGGgattacttttcttttta CTATTGTCAGCAGTCCAATTACAGACATTCATGTTTTCTTGGATGGAGAATTATACGAAAGTGTACAACACGTCCATGGGCTCCATGGGTCTCACAGAATCCCATGTTATg GTCATAACGGTGTGCATTCTTCGCGGATTAAAAGGAGCGGCACTATTTGACAAGACAACACTGAAAGATTTATTACCAGGAAGCCTTCG CTCGCTTTTCGGAAAAGCTGTCTTAAGCATAAAGCTCAACCACCTTATTGTTATCCCAGTGTTCTTttt CCTTATCCTCACCATCGCAAGAAGCACTTACATGGGATTGCAGACGGctaagaaaaagagaaaagaagccACAA tCCAATTGGTGTTCTTCTACATCTTTATGCTCTTGCAGTACTACTTTTACCATACAA cctTAACTGTCAAGAATGAACTCATTTGCTACATAATAATAGCACTGTTCTCGGCCTTCTACACCCTGCACATGAATATGTCCACCGTATTAAAg ACCAAAATGGACTCCTTCCCTATCCCCATCATCTTCTACTACCTTTGCATTATTTTGCTATTTATGAAGCGAAGATTTAACCaccacattttaaaaatggccGTTTTTAACGAAgcatacatattatattacaTGATGGTATTTGGCTTTGTTTACTTGTTTGATTATGCCTACACCATAATAGGAAACATTTGCAAAGAGCTCAACATTACCTTTTTGTtcaacaagaagaaaaaaataatgggcGCAAAATGGGCTTAA
- a CDS encoding Protein kinase, whose protein sequence is MSYYNYLKKKSQPNDDDERYDHVEMVPRENSSYQNEGVRNSLYYPHGRGHVDREKVMKGQCSPVEARRNKLSKEIAENYILKKKINETILSNIKNIFEKMISIERLTNMDNYKSMKNKIERYNHMHQKGRANGIIRLHSRSPSPREEELLCTSTTPNGRSTSLYEDDENNDMFKSVCESAPDSYCSCSSSCEYSHKGSTYGSSNSYDPNLYEDERYPYTVSDIRGRPSRLRRDNYRIPKWRDKVKNWEESKSECGDDWLFHPFAYDVSPSGKRRTILKRMLREEVNSESFNGDIPNSEMGNTHENIIVSKNGNVDPPSDHPTGGKPGHFDAAQSKHPSAGEKEKAEFIMCKKDEEVTSPFSNQKSQQPTSIETVPEENDIIIVKDEQSNNRMNVFPSSNNLENKNILFPYEQQGHISSNESNITKYERDKYFYGQYKYDETIFIYDLIVLDTSGFLYKVSTDGTYYWKHKVVKNIQDHINLDEDKKGKNAYKSIRNESTHHLPYKDVLAKNKHNKNDDLKRRAMKKLHYKKFFDLRKISLSRNDEFKGDENVMQDGTKQSGKKKNYDEEKLKRNKNITKRLLSNYSGDLFYINENNEAMPLNINIKDVVNNSPFKSPLFPNVVFMGSRHSSIVNLDYDTGEVIKKYDESLENHLVKEEKKTLPNRNREFVKSNSTRRQDELLQGEHAIEGDDVHANANDDYDGDQDDDLDHDEHGDDPGYAERSASGEEVPPGEYQNDAIKDEAVVGTERHNNSIINLNHGGKINKPFSDHEEGNKLLNSADAQNEYFGENDFYRYTSKSKYSIADKHDERKMDEKEKYTLKVLRNNLRERKKVLIKKLLMSLNRTSSLSRYPHNIKWIIKAVDEKSLKQKWITTWVDVGSIFITDSHRQDSTFINSLIEIVGNKLILRPQEMDKMIKAYGIGKNVHNEPVEGVDFLERNGDERVESAMPIDDMADEIPHHRSDEPIDRRSRARKRMNQEGSNVKSKIFIFSEAVSSVFALRYKRASNIFTLDVIMKQNSKMFPGYDNVKGFNYNALNFKKENTLLLPFSSSDFAKNNDEKTFCNFDENINYGKKLLHRLNNISVSITSIERDIRYLLSNIIFVYDRNKKIPINYIYKMKGLIREYQKTKEQFLFYLPGVDRTKHLSYSHYSDAHGGRYSGGHIGGHGSILSDSFSGGLSGNLGRSHGPIHAAAGRPIHICEYINKFIDMYFEENEICFDYCSMLNIWDKIFNNYVSQDDCLLLSNLYRVIQNAFAYNHRDFNLPNDDVEYMIADNANFLVKRRKKNFYYSRNQELKEVSTLKYKKGWYWSMFYAIMLIFVVPFVFIYRIFRKKKNNNTSSSKVIMKKKKLKDYDDYARDKDLLKLRYRLLHDERLRLKKSLGQNSYDDLAQIELNINMKREIASKLKELEQEPTLIDILAKHARDSDSDSKFYDINEGMYNLRSQSYWGGFSKYSLPNMSTKNPGRSKSRETIKSDTIGRNMFYMHRRRAASQDVSDKQSIIVKKRVRSGYKWGNKYHKKNYTDNEKDKKYNHMKEKHINKKDFDKSDFINFLTNFNKKFMKKNSLVDHLLKMNKTAAVDPKTDEHTNRKSSNEYLTHSDHSNKDENSPAEHMNSAGKKTAAKKHLIEENKTNDEKRNRSKYAKHADNDNGYPINTHKQSTTMKTKSDNLPNNNEIINNKSSSARNLSIIQRSHIPYDAPLADFLENGRFMRTFENISLIGQGGFGSVYKVSHRLEPGSPTYAVKFIYLKVSSLDNVSSRRYFREIAANRDIYSKHVVRYYTWWCEEPQFLPMHVMPKEIQNLVKKNKDSFKKMYDKNKKSDSLLSYEKLSSWERKKSDLKNFKKVIKKKNERSLTFYSDNDGLNSKRNENGGRKRFLSDKNFSDSIYTNTNAKNKKKKKKKKKKIIYREKQNEDRKGRNERRSTAQDKFNPASFNSSFQEYDPFGCGYLSEEDRDLVVFADNDEPSVHIEEVDPEGETSHHSTRTNNALNHKDAQSDKHQVGVPASAQVVEEEEGKDENEKNEEELAIKENADRVKSYKKKIVAPEFSIVLLLQMELCKGYTLRKWLDRSTRSDKPLHFTYRDKNMNHPLEFDLFKQLIKGLKDIHSTCFIHRDLKPENIFVDPDTYTLKIGDLGLVRFIEEKKREKDLNNIDTFKDNIYTDVNHNTITSQISLKGQIIGTPGYTAPEGGALCDEKADIYSAALILLELLCPRFNTIMERYKRLNDFRNYYAVPDYVKIHLNPWYILMLQMSKPNPADRPSAADLYSKIKVLLDPHLTDFAFSFNDINNDDSGYVPSGIGPKSLTADGDGKNDNGNNLNGYKTNTNGASTTKTDKILLNSVDDKNCFNKNSDNLNGTTIQNKGSSLNGTNPE, encoded by the exons ATGAGTTATTAcaattatttgaaaaaaaaaagtcaacctaatgatgatgatgagagATATGATCATGTGGAAATGGTACCAAGGGAGAATTCCAGTTATCAGAATGAGGGCGTTCGAAATAGTCTATATTATCCGCATGGCCGTGGCCACGTCGACAGGGAGAAGGTAATGAAAGGTCAATGTTCGCCCGTTGAAGCCAGGAGGAACAAACTTAGCAAAGAAATTGCCGAGAATTATAtacttaaaaagaaaataaatgaaacaattttaagcaacataaaaaatattttcgagAAAATGATAAGCATAGAACGGTTGACAAACATGGACAATTATAAAAgtatgaaaaataaaattgaacGTTATAACCATATGCATCAGAAGGGAAGAGCGAATGGGATCATCCGTCTGCATAGCAGGAGTCCTTCGCCCAGGGAGGAAGAGTTATTATGCACTTCCACGAccccaaatggaaggagtACCTCATTGTATGAAGATGACGAGAATAACGATATGTTCAAATCTGTCTGTGAATCAGCTCCAGACAGCTATTGCAGTTGTAGTAGCAGCTGCGAATATTCACACAAGGGGAGCACATATGGGAGTAGTAACTCATATGACCCCAATTTATATGAAGACGAAAGGTACCCTTATACCGTCAGTGATATTCGCGGGCGTCCGTCCCGTTTGAGAAGAGACAACTACAGGATACCGAAATGGCGtgataaagtgaaaaactgGGAGGAGTCCAAAAGTGAATGCGGGGATGACTGGCTTTTTCATCCCTTTGCGTATGATGTTTCTCCCTCAGGTAAGAGGAGGACTATTTTGAAAAGGATGCTGAGGGAAGAAGTTAACAGTGAGTCATTTAATGGGGATATCCCCAATAGCGAAATGGGGAACACGCACGAAAATATAATTGTAAGTAAAAACGGTAATGTGGACCCCCCTAGCGATCATCCCACTGGGGGTAAACCAGGCCATTTCGATGCAGCCCAATCGAAGCACCCATCTGcgggggaaaaagagaaggctGAATTTATTATGTGTAAAAAGGACGAAGAGGTTACCTCCCCGTTTAGCAATCAAAAAAGTCAACAACCCACTAGCATTGAAACGGTGCCCGAGGAAAATGATATAATCATTGTAAAGGATGAGCAGTCAAACAATCGTATGAATGTCTTCCCCTCGAGtaacaatttggaaaataaaaatatccTATTCCCGTATGAACAGCAGGGACACATAAGCAGCAACGAAAGTAATATAACAAAATATGAAAGagataaatatttttatggcCAGTACAAATATGACGAGACCATATTTATCTACGACTTGATAGTCCTTGATACCTCTGGTTTTTTATACAAAGTTTCCACTGATGGGACATACTACTGGAAACATAAGGTAGTGAAAAATATCCAGGACCACATAAACCTTGATGaggacaaaaaggggaagaatgcaTACAAGTCGATTAGGAATGAATCGACGCATCATCTCCCTTATAAGGATGTCCtagcaaaaaataaacacaacaaaaatgatgatTTAAAACGGAGAGCAATGAAGAAACTAcattacaaaaaatttttcgaTCTGAGAAAAATAAGTTTATCCAGAAATGACGAATTTAAAGGGGATGAAAATGTTATGCAAGATGGCACCAAACaaagtgggaagaaaaaaaattacgatgaagaaaaattgaagagaaataaaaatataacaaaaaGGTTGCTTTCAAATTATAGCGGAGATTTATTTTACATTAATGAGAATAATGAAGCCATGCCACTAAACATTAACATCAAGGATGTCGTCAACAATTCCCCCTTCAAGTCACCTCTTTTTCCTAATGTCGTTTTTATGGGTTCCAGACACTCCAGCATCGTTAATTTGGATTATGACACAGGGGAGGTCATAAAAAAGTATGATGAAAGTTTGGAAAATCATCTcgtaaaagaagagaagaaaacgCTACCAAACAGGAACAGGGAGTTTGTAAAGAGTAACTCCACCAGAAGGCAAGATGAACTACTGCAGGGTGAGCATGCGATCGAGGGGGATGATGTGCACGCAAACGCTAACGATGATTATGATGGCGATCAGGACGATGACCTTGATCATGATGAGCATGGTGATGACCCTGGCTACGCCGAACGCAGCGCAAGCGGGGAGGAAGTCCCCCCGGGTGAATACCAAAATGACGCCATAAAGGACGAAGCAGTAGTAGGAACGGAACGCCATAACAATAGCATCATCAACCTTAACCATGGGGGCAAAATCAATAAGCCATTTTCTGATCATGAGGAAGGCAACAAACTGCTGAACTCAGCCGatgcacaaaatgaataCTTCGGCGAAAACGATTTTTACAGATACACATCGAAAAGTAAGTATAGCATTGCTGACAAGCATGATGAGAGAAAAATGgacgaaaaggagaaatacaCCTTGAAGGTTCTTCGAAACAACCTacgggaaaggaaaaaggttcTAATTAAGAAACTGCTCATGAGTTTGAACAGAACCAGTTCGCTAAGTAGATATCCTCATAATA TTAAGTGGATTATAAAAGCTGTGGATGAAAAGTCGCtgaaacaaaaatggataacAACATGGGTTGACGTTGGATCTATTTTCATAACGGACAGTCACAGGCAAGATTCGACGTTCATCAATTCGCTTATCGAAATTGTGGGGAACAAGCTGATATTGCGGCCCCAGGAAATGGACAAAATGATCAAGGCGTATGGCATTGGGAAGAACGTGCATAATGAACCCGTGGAAGGGGTGGACTTCCTGGAGAGGAATGGTGACGAGAGGGTGGAGAGCGCTATGCCGATAGATGATATGGCCGATGAGATTCCTCATCATAGATCCGATGAACCAATCGATCGCCGAAGCAGAGCTCGGAAGCGAATGAACCAAGAGGGCTCAAATGTAAAgtcgaaaatttttattttctccgaGGCGGTGTCCTCCGTTTTTGCGCTCAGGTATAAGCGTGCATCGAACATTTTCACCCTAGACGTGATAATGAAGCAGAATAGCAAAATGTTCCCAGGTTATGATAATGTAAAGGGTTTCAACTATAATGCCTTAaattttaagaaggaaaacacgCTCCTTCTACCGTTTTCGTCTAGTGATTTTGCAAAGAAcaatgatgaaaaaacattttgcaattttgatgaaaatataaattatggGAAGAAATTATTGCACAGATTGAATAACATATCGGTGAGCATAACTTCCATCGAAAGGGACATACGGTACCTTCTCTCCAACATAATTTTTGTGTATGATAGGAATAAGAAGATACccataaattatatatacaagaTGAAGGGGTTGATACGCGAGTATCAGAAGACGAAGGAGCAGTTTCTGTTCTATTTACCCGGCGTAGATCGTACCAAGCACTTGAGCTATTCGCATTACAGTGACGCACATGGGGGACGGTACAGCGGTGGTCATATAGGCGGGCATGGTAGCATTCTTAGTGACAGTTTTAGCGGCGGCCTTAGTGGGAACCTAGGTCGAAGTCATGGGCCCATCCACGCAGCGGCGGGGCGACCCATCCACATTtgtgaatacataaataaatttatcgACATGTAttttgaagaaaacgaaatatGCTTCGACTACTGTTCCATGCTGAACATATGGGACAAGATATTTAACAACTACGTCAGTCAGGACGATTGCCTGTTATTGTCTAACCTGTACAGAGTAATACAAAACGCATTCGCATATAACCACCGAGATTTTAACCTCCCAAATGACGATGTAGAGTACATGATAGCGGATAATGCAAATTTTCTcgtaaaaaggagaaaaaaaaacttttactATTCACGGAACCAAGAGCTGAAGGAAGTGTCAACGTTGAAGTACAAGAAGGGATGGTACTGGAGCATGTTCTATGCAATCATGCTCATATTTGTAGTTCCCTTTGTGTTCATATACAGAatatttaggaaaaaaaaaaacaacaacactAGCAGCAGTAAGGTaattatgaaaaagaaaaagttgaaaGATTATGATGACTATGCGAGGGATAAGGATTTGCTAAAGTTAAGATACCGCCTTCTACATGACGAGCGTTTAAGGCTGAAAAAATCCTTAGGGCAAAATAGTTATGACGATTTAGCACAAATCGAATTAAACATTAATATGAAAAGGGAGATAGCCAGTAAGTTGAAAGAGCTGGAGCAGGAACCAACCCTAATAGACATTTTAGCGAAACATGCTAGAGACTCCGACAGTGATAGTAAATTTTATGACATCAATGAAGGGATGTATAACTTACGTTCGCAGAGCTACTGGGGTGGATTCTCAAAATATAGTTTGCCCAACATGTCCACCAAGAATCCGGGCAGAAGCAAATCGAGGGAAACCATAAAATCAGATACCATCGGAAGGAATATGTTTTATATGCATAGAAGAAGAGCTGCATCGCAGGACGTTTCTGATAAACAGTCTAtcatagtaaaaaaaagggttagAAGCGGCTATAAGTGGGGGAACAAGTATCACAAGAAGAACTACACCGATAATgagaaagacaaaaaatataaccacatgaaggaaaaacacataaacaaaaaagactTCGATAAGAGTGATTTTATAAATTTCCTTACCaactttaataaaaaatttatgaagaaaaacTCTCTAGTAGATCATCTCCTCAAGATGAACAAAACGGCAGCAGTGGACCCCAAAACGGACGAGCATACCAACCGTAAGAGCAGTAACGAGTACCTCACACATTCGGACCATTCAAACAAGGATGAAAATAGCCCCGCTGAGCATATGAACAgtgcggggaaaaaaacagcagCGAAGAAACATCTCATTGAAGAGAATAAAACAAACGATGagaaaagaaacagaagcAAATACGCCAAGCATGCCGATAATGACAATGGCTATCCTATCAACACACATAAGCAGAGCACCACGATGAAAACCAAATCGGACAACCTtccaaataataatgaaatcataaataataaaagttcCAGTGCACGAAATTTATCTATAATTCAAAGATCGCACATTCCGTATGATGCTCCACTGGCGGATTTTCTAGAAAATGGAAGATTTATGAGAACAttcgaaaatatttctctCATTGGTCAGGGTGGATTTGGCTCCGTGTACAAAGTATCGCATCGTCTCGAACCAGGGTCCCCAACCTATGCTGTAAAATTTATTTACTTAAAAGTGAGTTCGTTGGATAATGTGAGCTCCAGAAGGTACTTTCGCGAAATTGCAGCTAATAGAGATATCTACAGTAAGCATGTTGTCAGGTACTACACCTGGTGGTGTGAAGAGCCGCAGTTTCTCCCCATGCATGTGATGCCCAAGGAAATACAAAACTTAGTTAAGAAAAACAAagattcttttaaaaaaatgtacgataaaaataaaaaaagcgaTAGTCTTCTTAGCTATGAAAAATTATCATcttgggaaagaaaaaaaagcgatttgaaaaattttaaaaaagttattaagaagaagaatgaacGGAGCTTAACCTTTTACAGTGACAATGATGGACTGAATTCAAAAAGAAATGAGAACGGGGGTAGAAAAAGATTCCTTAGCGACAAAAACTTTTCTGATAGTATCTACACCAATACCAATGCtaagaataagaagaaaaagaaaaagaagaagaaaaaaattatatacagagaaaaacaaaatgaggaTCGGAAGGGACGAAATGAGAGGCGTTCCACTGCGCAGGACAAGTTCAACCCCGCCTCTTTCAACTCAAGTTTTCAAGAATACGATCCGTTTGGCTGTGGCTATCTAAGTGAGGAAGATAGAGACTTGGTAGTTTTCGCAGACAATGACGAACCGAGCGTTCACATTGAGGAGGTAGATCCGGAGGGGGAGACATCTCACCATAGCACTCGTACGAATAACGCGCTGAATCATAAGGATGCACAGTCCGACAAGCACCAAGTGGGTGTACCTGCAAGTGCTCAGGTCgtagaagaagaggaaggaaaggatgaaaatgaaaagaatgaagaagaattagCTATTAAGGAAAACGCCGACAGAGTAAAAagttataagaaaaaaattgtggcgCCAGAATTCTCCATTGTACTGCTACTACAAATGGAGCTCTGCAAGGGCTACACACTACGTAAGTGGCTAGATAGATCTACAAGAAGTGATAAGCCTTTGCATTTTACCTACCgagataaaaatatgaaccacCCTCTAGAATTTGATTTGTTTAAGCAGCTAATTAAAGGCTTGAAGGATATTCATTCCACGTGCTTTATCCACAGAGACTTAAAAccagaaaatatttttgtggATCCAGATACGTACACGTTAAAAATTGGGGATCTTGGATTAGTGAGatttattgaagaaaaaaaaagggaaaaggattTAAACAATATAGACACCTTTAAGGATAACATATACACGGATGTTAACCATAATACCATAACTAGCCAAATTTCATTGAAAGGACAAATTATAGGAACTCCAGGATATACCGCCCCAGAGGGAGGTGCTCTATGTGATGAAAAGGCAGACATATATAGCGCTGCGCTAATATTACTAGAATTGCTGTGCCCAAGATTTAATACGATAATGGAAAGATACAAACGGTTAAATGACTTTAGAAATTACTATGCCGTTCCGGATTATGTGAAAATTCATTTAAATCCATGGTACATTTTGATGCTACAAATGTCCAAGCCAAACCCAGCGGACAGACCTTCGGCTGCAGACTTATATAGCAAAATTAAGGTGCTATTGGATCCTCATTTAACCGACTTTGCCTTCAGTTTCAATGATATTAATAATGACGACTCGGGTTATGTCCCTTCGGGGATCGGCCCGAAGAGCCTCACCGCCGATGGGGATGGCAAGAACGACAATGGAAACAATTTAAACGGTTACAAAACCAATACCAACGGCGCCAGCACCACCAAAACAGACAAAATCCTCTTAAATAGCGTGGAcgataaaaattgttttaacAAAAACAGCGACAATCTTAACGGTACAACTATTCAGAACAAGGGAAGTTCGCTGAATGGAACGAACCCCGAATGA